A single Paratractidigestivibacter faecalis DNA region contains:
- a CDS encoding helicase C-terminal domain-containing protein, translated as MTQSKTLDDLILPCTPASVRAAYATLAERAHTQQFGLLEDDVVVLDTETTGLSFKDCTLIEISAARLRGREVVETFETFVNPHCLIPAEIVQLTGISQVDVADAPDAREAVAALADFVGGAPVLAHNATFDRTFVEAVPGGVNVSDTWIDTLALSRIALPRLSSHRLADMAEAFDCASVTHRAGDDVAALCGMWRIILCALTDLPAGLLGHLADMHPEIDWPFRPVLSHLALADGPVRFSLKGVRAQLLGESVAKQRDDAAEKDHVKPVAATEVREEFGSAGAVARMYERLESRPEQVQMSCEVADALATSTHRAIEAGTGVGKSVAYLLPEVLFAQRNNVTVGVATKTNALTDQLVSHELPALAEALPHGLTFASLKGYDHYPCLHRLDRAVKDELPFSLAQHDGRSDNAVGGDMLTAIAVTYAFACQSPDGDLDALGIRWRYVPRQMLTIKSGECLHARCPYYPNECLLHGARRRAASSDVVVTNHSLLLRNVEAEGKILPPVRHWVIDEAHAFESEARRQWAVEVSGEEARMAFELLGGTKTGVIHSLLVQSAMLDGSTTIQGLLTKAAATVARASVDVADLFVAVHELAGLARSDGGYDLMTLWIDADVRASEEWGAVRDCGQKAASVLAEGVKQLKEAQAFLAGASPQLAADLGESCRFLGDLLAGIRLICDGEDDRYVYSAQLSRSKRRMAAERLVAEKIDVGADLAERWLPEMESVVFTSATIAVGDDFKHFNEGVGLSRLPEGKHRALRLDSSFDYDSHMAAVVAKDMPAPSDRAYIGALEDLLFDVHVSMGGSVLTLFTNRRDMERVYEGLRPRLAAEGLDLACQERGTSPRRLRDRFMKEESLSLLALKSFWEGFDAQGDTLRCVVIPKLPFASPNDPLVRERDAREERAWWRYSLPEAVISVKQAAGRLIRSASDSGVLVLADSRLATKRYGKTFIKSLPSKNVQMLDSANVRRYIEFWRQSQG; from the coding sequence ATGACCCAATCCAAGACGCTGGATGACCTCATCCTTCCCTGCACGCCGGCCTCTGTCCGCGCGGCCTACGCGACGCTTGCCGAGCGTGCCCATACCCAGCAGTTTGGCCTGCTCGAGGACGACGTTGTGGTCCTTGACACCGAGACCACGGGCCTCTCGTTCAAGGACTGCACGCTCATAGAGATCTCTGCCGCCCGCCTGCGCGGCCGCGAGGTCGTGGAGACCTTCGAGACCTTCGTCAACCCGCACTGCCTCATCCCGGCAGAGATCGTGCAGCTCACGGGCATCAGCCAGGTGGACGTGGCAGACGCCCCGGACGCCCGCGAGGCCGTGGCGGCCCTGGCGGACTTTGTGGGTGGCGCCCCGGTGCTGGCCCACAACGCCACCTTTGACCGCACCTTCGTGGAGGCCGTCCCCGGCGGCGTGAACGTCTCGGACACCTGGATAGACACGCTGGCGCTGTCACGCATCGCCCTGCCGCGCCTCTCTTCTCACCGCCTTGCGGACATGGCGGAGGCCTTTGACTGCGCCTCCGTGACCCACCGCGCCGGCGACGACGTGGCAGCCCTCTGCGGCATGTGGCGCATCATCCTGTGTGCCCTCACCGACCTGCCGGCGGGGCTGCTCGGCCACCTGGCAGACATGCACCCCGAGATTGACTGGCCCTTCCGCCCGGTGCTCTCTCACCTGGCGCTCGCCGACGGCCCCGTGCGCTTCTCGCTCAAGGGAGTGCGCGCGCAGCTGCTGGGAGAGTCCGTGGCCAAGCAGCGCGACGACGCAGCCGAGAAGGACCACGTCAAGCCCGTCGCCGCCACCGAGGTGCGCGAGGAGTTTGGCTCCGCGGGCGCCGTGGCCCGCATGTACGAGCGCCTGGAGAGCCGCCCCGAGCAGGTCCAGATGTCCTGCGAGGTGGCCGACGCCCTGGCAACCTCCACGCACCGCGCCATAGAGGCCGGCACCGGCGTGGGCAAGTCCGTGGCGTACCTGCTGCCCGAGGTGCTCTTTGCCCAGCGCAACAATGTCACCGTGGGCGTGGCCACAAAGACAAATGCCCTCACTGACCAGCTGGTCTCCCACGAGCTGCCGGCCCTGGCGGAGGCCCTGCCGCACGGCCTGACCTTCGCCAGTCTCAAGGGCTACGACCACTACCCGTGTCTGCACCGCCTTGACCGCGCGGTCAAGGACGAGTTGCCCTTCTCGCTGGCGCAGCACGACGGCCGCTCCGATAACGCCGTGGGCGGGGACATGCTCACGGCCATAGCCGTGACCTATGCGTTTGCCTGCCAGTCCCCCGACGGAGACCTGGACGCGCTGGGAATTCGCTGGCGATACGTGCCGCGCCAGATGCTCACCATCAAGTCCGGCGAGTGCCTGCACGCGCGCTGCCCGTACTACCCCAACGAGTGCCTGCTCCACGGTGCCCGTCGCCGTGCGGCCAGCTCGGACGTGGTGGTGACCAACCACTCGCTGCTGCTGCGCAACGTGGAGGCCGAGGGCAAGATCCTGCCGCCGGTGCGCCACTGGGTCATCGACGAGGCCCACGCGTTTGAGTCCGAGGCGCGCCGCCAGTGGGCCGTGGAGGTCTCCGGCGAAGAGGCCCGCATGGCGTTTGAGCTGCTCGGCGGCACCAAGACCGGCGTCATCCACAGTCTGCTGGTGCAGTCCGCCATGCTGGACGGGTCCACCACCATCCAGGGGCTTCTGACCAAAGCCGCCGCAACGGTGGCCCGCGCCTCCGTGGACGTGGCGGACCTCTTTGTGGCCGTGCACGAGTTGGCCGGCCTGGCCCGCTCCGACGGCGGCTACGACCTCATGACCCTGTGGATTGACGCCGACGTGCGCGCCAGCGAAGAGTGGGGAGCCGTGCGCGACTGCGGCCAGAAGGCTGCGTCCGTGCTGGCAGAGGGCGTCAAGCAGCTCAAGGAGGCGCAGGCGTTTCTGGCGGGGGCTTCTCCCCAGCTGGCGGCCGACCTGGGCGAGTCCTGCAGGTTCCTGGGTGATCTGCTGGCCGGCATCCGCCTTATCTGCGACGGCGAGGACGACCGCTACGTCTACTCTGCGCAGCTCAGCCGCTCCAAGCGCCGTATGGCCGCCGAGCGCCTTGTTGCCGAGAAGATCGACGTGGGCGCGGACCTTGCCGAGCGCTGGCTGCCCGAGATGGAGAGCGTTGTCTTTACCAGCGCGACCATTGCTGTTGGCGACGACTTCAAGCACTTCAACGAGGGCGTGGGCCTTTCCAGGCTGCCGGAGGGCAAGCACCGCGCTCTGCGGCTTGACTCGAGCTTTGACTACGACTCGCACATGGCCGCGGTGGTTGCAAAGGACATGCCGGCGCCCAGCGACCGCGCCTACATCGGCGCGCTGGAGGACCTGCTGTTTGACGTGCACGTCTCCATGGGCGGCTCGGTGCTGACGCTGTTCACCAACAGGCGCGACATGGAGCGCGTCTACGAGGGGCTGCGCCCGCGTCTGGCCGCCGAGGGCCTTGACCTGGCCTGCCAGGAGCGCGGCACCAGCCCGCGCCGCCTTCGCGACCGCTTCATGAAGGAGGAGAGCCTTTCTCTGCTGGCGCTCAAGTCCTTCTGGGAGGGGTTTGACGCGCAGGGAGACACGCTGCGCTGCGTGGTGATTCCCAAGCTGCCGTTTGCCAGCCCCAATGACCCGCTGGTCCGCGAGCGCGATGCCCGCGAGGAGCGTGCCTGGTGGAGGTACTCGCTGCCGGAGGCAGTGATCTCCGTCAAGCAGGCCGCCGGGCGCCTCATCAGGAGCGCGAGCGACTCCGGCGTCCTGGTGCTGGCCGACTCGCGCCTGGCCACCAAGCGCTACGGCAAGACGTTCATCAAGAGCCTGCCCAGCAAGAACGTGCAGATGTTGGACTCCGCCAACGTCCGACGCTACATAGAGTTCTGGCGGCAGAGTCAGGGGTAA
- a CDS encoding M28 family peptidase: MAMTHDYLDQLDQNVGIAPANSQEEYQAAQTIADIMRRHGVEPSIEEFDAKAFGGVMDQILFAMLFVGMLLVGIGAVPLTVIGFVLVALPMAAFVARYLGNDFVEKLGPSARSQNVVAFHKGEGPLVQKGVRPIVIVAHYDTPHENPVYSTPLAPYLPMAWRFSKWCVLAVAVATLFQIMAFLPEVFRRILWVVGLIAALPLLLLAVTGIVELFTLSTEGANDNKTGVAAMLGILENVRPSGEQSAYPANEDPADWVPAEPAFDAVSSYDDASAVDGAAGENPADFAAAAQGAPDAGATVAAAPFVPAEPQWRPVPVEGVRHGADVLRSLGMLPEDCQIEYKTDVMEQVPAEEVAATAAEQAAEAAEAAGAGQTASFQPVEADVTAAAPAAPAEPELGATAEVPVVTGEDLTATGRFNLVSDAEPAQAGDGDAAGLTAMGDADATQPTAPAQRQRPAAPEDPEWGHTSFRPQAPNPARRASLFDLPNPGEESMDPFATDPRGQVVTQAPAQPSTVRRPSAVPAPAPAPQQPAAPAQSFGTISAGSFDAAQGKPAQGKHRFGGFKLPKINLPFGHKGAAEADDQREDWLGITDDENWGDEDGGWKGGATTRAGLRLVEDEAAPADAAAEAAVAGTPGAAPEFVSAADAPAGENPADSGAAAPTDEDLRDAVLAMNDDALLCHDIWFVGLGASGLGHAGMKAFLAQHRKQIRGAFVINIDAVGAGELTVFTREGIINSRRADRRMVRSLARTAADLHIGLAQAEHEWGSTDATPSMRAHVRSITITGVDPSGMKALSGTPADVIERVNPAQAAQVAALVTEMIRRS, encoded by the coding sequence ATGGCCATGACACATGACTACCTGGACCAGCTCGACCAGAACGTCGGGATTGCTCCGGCAAACAGCCAGGAGGAGTACCAGGCCGCACAGACCATCGCGGACATCATGCGCCGACACGGCGTGGAGCCTTCCATCGAGGAGTTTGACGCCAAGGCCTTTGGCGGCGTCATGGATCAGATTTTGTTTGCCATGCTCTTTGTGGGCATGCTGCTGGTGGGCATTGGCGCCGTGCCGCTGACCGTCATCGGCTTTGTGCTGGTGGCGCTCCCCATGGCGGCCTTTGTGGCTCGCTACCTGGGCAATGACTTTGTGGAGAAGCTCGGCCCCTCCGCGCGCAGCCAGAACGTGGTTGCCTTCCACAAGGGCGAGGGCCCGCTGGTCCAGAAGGGCGTCCGCCCCATCGTCATCGTCGCCCACTACGACACCCCGCACGAGAACCCCGTCTACTCCACGCCCCTCGCGCCGTACCTGCCCATGGCCTGGCGCTTCAGCAAGTGGTGCGTGCTGGCCGTGGCCGTGGCTACCCTCTTCCAGATCATGGCCTTCCTGCCCGAGGTCTTCCGCCGCATCCTGTGGGTCGTCGGCCTCATCGCTGCGCTGCCGCTTCTGCTCCTTGCCGTTACCGGCATTGTGGAGCTCTTCACGCTCAGCACCGAGGGCGCAAACGACAACAAGACCGGCGTGGCCGCCATGCTGGGCATCCTTGAGAACGTCCGCCCCTCCGGCGAGCAGAGCGCCTACCCCGCAAACGAGGACCCCGCCGACTGGGTGCCCGCCGAGCCCGCCTTTGACGCCGTCTCCTCCTATGACGACGCCTCCGCCGTAGACGGCGCTGCTGGCGAGAATCCCGCGGACTTTGCGGCCGCTGCCCAGGGCGCGCCCGACGCCGGCGCCACGGTTGCCGCGGCCCCGTTCGTTCCCGCCGAGCCCCAGTGGCGTCCCGTGCCCGTTGAGGGCGTGCGCCACGGCGCCGACGTCCTTCGCAGCTTGGGCATGCTCCCCGAGGACTGCCAGATTGAGTACAAGACCGACGTCATGGAGCAGGTGCCTGCCGAGGAGGTTGCCGCCACAGCCGCAGAGCAGGCCGCCGAGGCCGCCGAGGCCGCCGGCGCCGGCCAGACCGCGAGCTTCCAGCCGGTCGAGGCCGATGTGACGGCCGCCGCTCCGGCCGCTCCGGCGGAGCCCGAGCTCGGCGCCACGGCAGAGGTCCCCGTCGTGACGGGCGAGGACCTCACGGCCACCGGCCGCTTCAACCTCGTCTCTGACGCCGAGCCCGCGCAGGCCGGCGACGGCGATGCCGCGGGTCTCACCGCCATGGGCGACGCCGACGCCACCCAGCCCACGGCTCCCGCGCAGCGCCAGCGCCCGGCCGCTCCCGAGGACCCGGAGTGGGGCCACACCAGCTTCCGCCCGCAGGCTCCCAACCCCGCGCGCCGCGCCTCCCTGTTTGATCTGCCCAACCCGGGCGAGGAGTCCATGGACCCGTTTGCCACGGACCCGCGCGGCCAGGTTGTGACCCAGGCTCCCGCTCAGCCGTCCACGGTCCGTCGCCCGTCCGCAGTGCCCGCTCCGGCTCCCGCACCGCAGCAGCCTGCGGCCCCCGCGCAGTCCTTTGGCACCATCTCCGCCGGCAGCTTTGACGCTGCCCAGGGCAAGCCCGCCCAGGGCAAGCACCGCTTTGGCGGCTTCAAGCTGCCCAAGATCAACCTGCCGTTTGGTCACAAGGGCGCCGCCGAGGCCGACGACCAGCGCGAGGATTGGCTCGGCATCACCGATGACGAGAACTGGGGCGACGAGGACGGCGGCTGGAAGGGCGGCGCCACCACCCGCGCCGGCTTGAGGCTCGTCGAGGACGAGGCCGCCCCTGCCGACGCCGCCGCCGAGGCTGCCGTGGCCGGCACGCCCGGCGCGGCCCCCGAGTTTGTCTCCGCCGCAGACGCCCCTGCCGGCGAGAACCCCGCGGACTCCGGCGCCGCAGCCCCCACCGACGAGGACCTGCGCGACGCCGTACTGGCCATGAACGACGACGCTCTTCTCTGCCACGACATCTGGTTCGTGGGCCTGGGCGCCAGCGGCCTCGGCCACGCGGGCATGAAGGCCTTCCTGGCCCAGCACCGCAAGCAGATCCGCGGCGCGTTTGTGATCAACATTGATGCCGTCGGCGCCGGCGAGCTCACCGTGTTCACGCGCGAGGGCATCATCAATTCTCGCCGAGCGGACCGCCGCATGGTGAGGAGCCTCGCCCGCACCGCCGCTGACCTGCACATTGGTCTTGCCCAGGCGGAGCACGAGTGGGGCAGTACCGACGCCACGCCGTCTATGCGCGCCCACGTGCGCTCCATCACCATCACCGGTGTTGACCCCAGCGGCATGAAGGCGCTCTCCGGCACCCCGGCCGACGTCATCGAGCGCGTCAACCCCGCCCAGGCCGCCCAGGTGGCCGCCCTCGTAACCGAGATGATTCGCAGGTCCTAG
- a CDS encoding helix-turn-helix transcriptional regulator produces the protein MARAGRTGGVDAAREIVSVIGALSTEGDEVNPGAIASRMGKTPEEASKFMDMLLYLGTDDVGLKLCAEFDDDDTPYFVDSAAGRPLRLTKAETLAVQAALAWMGTPEDDPLAATVNRALGAPDFAGKTVHRMLAPAGSAEVDATRSACAHAIARKLDLRIVYRKSGASTDEVRLVQDARLRQEDGSWYLTGTDPSRGARRDFKLERISSVEAVARAEEAVEPAGPASEPRRVTLVFDSEHWLELLPWHDLEVTRRADGTLMAKTAWYGGMWLPRMIAACGGHVTCDDPMLAAAVHGLAAAELRQ, from the coding sequence ATGGCTAGGGCTGGTCGTACGGGTGGCGTGGACGCGGCACGAGAGATCGTGAGCGTCATTGGCGCGCTCAGCACCGAGGGTGACGAGGTCAACCCGGGCGCCATTGCTTCTCGCATGGGCAAGACGCCCGAGGAGGCCAGCAAGTTCATGGACATGCTGCTCTACCTGGGCACGGATGATGTCGGGCTCAAGCTTTGCGCCGAGTTTGACGATGACGATACCCCCTATTTTGTGGACTCCGCCGCAGGAAGGCCGCTGCGCCTGACCAAGGCGGAGACCCTTGCCGTCCAGGCGGCGCTTGCCTGGATGGGCACCCCGGAGGACGACCCGCTGGCAGCGACGGTCAACCGGGCCCTGGGGGCACCGGACTTTGCCGGCAAGACGGTGCACAGGATGCTTGCGCCGGCAGGCTCGGCCGAGGTCGACGCCACCAGGAGCGCCTGTGCACATGCCATCGCACGCAAGCTTGACCTGCGCATTGTCTACCGGAAGTCCGGCGCCTCGACCGACGAGGTGCGCCTGGTGCAAGACGCAAGGCTTCGGCAGGAGGACGGCAGCTGGTACCTAACTGGCACGGACCCCAGCCGCGGTGCCAGGCGGGACTTCAAGCTGGAGCGCATCTCCTCGGTTGAGGCTGTTGCGCGCGCGGAGGAGGCGGTCGAGCCTGCCGGCCCCGCGAGCGAGCCGCGGCGAGTCACGCTGGTGTTTGACTCGGAGCACTGGCTGGAGCTTCTCCCCTGGCACGACCTTGAGGTGACAAGGCGGGCAGACGGCACCCTCATGGCAAAGACGGCCTGGTACGGGGGCATGTGGCTGCCCAGGATGATTGCCGCCTGCGGCGGCCACGTCACCTGCGACGACCCCATGCTCGCAGCCGCCGTCCACGGCCTTGCGGCCGCAGAGCTGAGGCAGTAG
- the gluQRS gene encoding tRNA glutamyl-Q(34) synthetase GluQRS translates to MPEVTSAGPVRGRFAPTPSGRMHLGNVFSALMAWLSVRSVGGTLVLRIEDLDPRAQRREVAELLMRDLEWLGLTWDEGPYFQSERTAIYRAAVDKLTAQGLTYPCFCTRAELHAASAPHASDGTYLYQGTCRNLSAEEISRRAALRPPATRLKVPPANDPAGTVTWTDLAFGPQTEVLAQECGDFLVRRSDGVFAYQLAVVVDDCLMGVNQVVRGSDLLGSSARQTYLARLLGYEPPTFGHVPLLVAPDGRRLSKRDRDLDLGGLREAGLSPSGIIGALASMAGLVPAGTVATPEELIPAFSWQKLADRIASKGEDIVVTDGFLAEGSS, encoded by the coding sequence ATGCCTGAAGTCACAAGCGCCGGCCCCGTGCGCGGGCGCTTTGCCCCCACGCCGTCCGGACGCATGCACCTGGGCAACGTCTTCTCGGCCCTGATGGCGTGGCTGTCCGTGCGCAGCGTGGGCGGAACGCTGGTCCTGCGCATCGAGGACCTCGACCCGCGCGCCCAGCGCCGCGAGGTGGCCGAGCTCCTCATGCGCGACCTCGAGTGGCTGGGCCTCACCTGGGACGAGGGTCCGTACTTTCAGAGCGAGCGCACGGCCATCTACCGGGCTGCCGTTGACAAGCTGACCGCCCAGGGGCTCACGTACCCGTGCTTTTGCACCCGCGCGGAGCTCCATGCGGCAAGCGCGCCGCACGCGTCCGACGGCACCTACCTCTACCAGGGAACTTGTCGCAATCTGAGCGCCGAGGAGATTTCGAGAAGAGCAGCCCTCCGGCCGCCGGCGACGCGCCTCAAGGTGCCGCCGGCAAACGACCCGGCAGGCACCGTCACCTGGACTGACCTGGCCTTTGGCCCTCAAACCGAGGTGCTGGCCCAGGAATGCGGGGACTTTCTCGTGCGGCGCAGCGACGGCGTCTTTGCCTACCAGTTGGCCGTCGTGGTCGACGACTGCCTGATGGGCGTCAACCAGGTTGTTCGCGGATCAGACCTGCTGGGATCCTCCGCGAGACAGACCTACCTGGCACGCCTGCTGGGCTACGAGCCGCCGACGTTTGGCCACGTCCCCCTGCTGGTGGCACCTGACGGGCGGCGCCTCTCCAAGAGGGACCGCGACCTTGATTTGGGTGGCCTGCGCGAGGCGGGCCTGAGCCCCAGCGGAATCATCGGCGCGCTTGCCTCGATGGCCGGCCTCGTGCCCGCAGGCACCGTGGCCACGCCCGAGGAGCTCATCCCCGCGTTCAGCTGGCAGAAGCTGGCCGACCGGATTGCCTCCAAGGGAGAAGACATCGTGGTCACGGACGGTTTTCTGGCAGAGGGTTCAAGCTAA
- a CDS encoding ATP-binding protein, whose translation MTVGTLAPKGYRPRLIEPKLDSLMQAFGCVEINGPKWCGKTWTAMTRAASMTRLDSPSDRDAARLDPSLALIGQKPHLVDEWQEVPEVWDAARRAVDASGNERGMLLLTGSTALNPSDRPKVHHSGTGRIARLSMLPMTLFETGDSCGEVSLAPLFEGKPLSPTRRETGLQEVASWCCRGGWPANLGINDASAQETAAQYIQSLTDVNVMEDGRSPETAMALMSALALNLSQAATIKTLSKDMGAENALSQNTINEYLELLNRLKVTEQLNGWEPPMRSKARVRIKPKRYFCDPSLAAALLGATPDRLMRDTQTLGMLFENLVIRDLRVFLSTYRGLGSTLHYYRDEKGLEVDVIVEHAGRWAGIEVKLSDTKADDAARNLLALKRKVTSNPAAQNAEPAFLAVIVGRGALAYTRDDGVMVIPAATLTA comes from the coding sequence ATGACTGTCGGCACATTGGCTCCCAAAGGCTACAGGCCTCGACTCATAGAGCCGAAGCTGGACTCTCTGATGCAGGCGTTTGGCTGCGTTGAAATCAACGGTCCAAAGTGGTGCGGCAAGACTTGGACGGCCATGACCCGAGCCGCCAGCATGACTAGACTTGATTCCCCCTCTGACCGCGACGCCGCTCGTCTCGATCCGTCCCTCGCCCTCATTGGTCAGAAGCCCCATCTTGTTGATGAGTGGCAGGAGGTCCCCGAAGTCTGGGATGCCGCCCGCCGCGCCGTTGATGCATCAGGAAACGAGCGCGGAATGCTGCTGCTCACGGGCTCAACGGCATTGAACCCCAGTGATCGTCCAAAAGTCCACCATTCGGGCACGGGGCGCATCGCACGTCTCTCAATGCTGCCCATGACCCTCTTTGAGACCGGTGATTCATGCGGCGAGGTGTCTCTCGCCCCCCTGTTTGAAGGCAAGCCCCTCAGCCCGACCCGTCGCGAGACCGGTCTTCAAGAGGTAGCTAGCTGGTGTTGCAGAGGCGGCTGGCCCGCAAACCTTGGCATCAATGACGCCTCTGCGCAAGAGACCGCAGCTCAGTACATTCAGTCCTTAACCGACGTCAACGTCATGGAGGATGGGCGCTCTCCAGAGACTGCAATGGCGCTGATGAGTGCCCTTGCGCTCAATCTCAGCCAGGCGGCAACCATTAAGACCTTGTCAAAAGACATGGGTGCGGAGAATGCCCTCAGCCAGAACACCATCAACGAGTACCTTGAGCTACTGAATCGTCTTAAGGTTACCGAGCAGCTAAATGGTTGGGAGCCACCGATGCGCTCCAAGGCACGCGTTCGCATCAAGCCAAAGAGGTACTTCTGCGATCCGTCTCTTGCCGCGGCCCTTCTGGGCGCCACGCCCGACCGCCTTATGCGCGACACCCAGACACTCGGAATGCTCTTCGAGAACCTGGTCATTCGCGACCTGCGCGTCTTCCTCTCAACCTATAGGGGCCTTGGCAGCACCCTGCACTACTACCGCGACGAGAAGGGCCTCGAGGTGGACGTCATTGTTGAACACGCTGGTCGTTGGGCCGGCATCGAGGTCAAGCTCAGTGACACCAAGGCCGATGACGCCGCTCGCAACCTCCTTGCTCTGAAGAGGAAAGTCACCTCAAACCCTGCGGCCCAAAACGCAGAACCTGCCTTCCTGGCGGTAATCGTAGGCAGAGGCGCGCTCGCCTACACTCGCGATGACGGCGTCATGGTCATCCCTGCCGCAACGTTGACGGCGTAG
- a CDS encoding ATP-binding protein produces MLPSLLNSYKILEFEGVRGCGKTYTCLSVAQTITHADEKTIVLPLIQSDPRLAISGARPHVIDEWQTVPELQELAYREAEATGSLLLTTSLRPGSPEPYVRSHASAAAHIRMRTLSLFELGLSNASVSLAGLLDGRFDPMAKNVSIGTIASYICKGGWPFARETDPARALELAGRHVRDIVATDVTAMGKKPSTAQDVLASTAGCEGDFTYARIAQAMEAHGAKPPSRNTLTAYLGVLERLYLVERLNGWAAPVRATSRVKVKPRYLPCDPSVGVFACGLNERGLLRDASVFSRALKSMALRDLLVYAGALEPGVEPQVRYYADSDGLEVDFVLLLADGRWAAINVEIGEAQVKDSIKRLQRLCKKVRNGGTLGEPAFCAVILASTDRPRRDAATGTFVFSLTTFGA; encoded by the coding sequence ATGTTACCGAGTCTCCTCAATTCCTACAAAATTCTTGAGTTCGAGGGCGTGCGCGGCTGCGGCAAAACCTACACGTGCCTGTCCGTCGCGCAGACCATCACTCATGCAGACGAGAAGACCATCGTGCTGCCGCTCATTCAGTCAGACCCCCGCCTGGCCATATCGGGAGCCCGGCCACACGTCATCGACGAGTGGCAGACCGTGCCGGAGCTCCAGGAGCTTGCCTACCGCGAGGCCGAGGCCACGGGAAGCCTGCTTCTCACCACCTCGCTGCGCCCCGGGTCTCCAGAGCCTTACGTGAGGTCCCACGCAAGCGCCGCCGCCCACATCCGCATGCGGACGCTCTCCCTCTTTGAGCTCGGCCTCTCAAACGCAAGCGTCTCGCTTGCCGGACTTCTGGATGGGCGCTTTGACCCCATGGCCAAGAACGTGTCCATAGGGACCATCGCCTCATATATATGTAAGGGAGGCTGGCCGTTTGCCAGAGAGACCGACCCCGCACGGGCCTTGGAGCTGGCTGGCCGTCACGTCAGGGACATCGTGGCCACAGACGTGACCGCAATGGGCAAGAAGCCCTCCACGGCACAGGATGTCCTTGCCTCGACGGCCGGGTGCGAGGGCGACTTCACCTACGCCCGCATCGCACAGGCCATGGAAGCCCACGGCGCCAAGCCGCCCTCAAGGAACACCCTCACTGCCTACCTGGGAGTTCTGGAGCGGCTCTACCTTGTAGAGCGCCTTAATGGCTGGGCGGCTCCAGTCCGCGCCACCTCGCGCGTCAAGGTCAAGCCCCGCTACCTGCCCTGCGACCCAAGCGTCGGCGTCTTTGCCTGCGGGCTGAACGAGAGAGGCCTGCTCAGGGACGCCTCGGTCTTCTCGCGAGCGCTGAAGTCGATGGCACTCAGAGACCTTCTGGTCTATGCCGGCGCGCTGGAGCCCGGAGTTGAGCCACAGGTGCGCTACTACGCGGACTCCGACGGGCTTGAGGTTGACTTTGTTCTTCTCCTGGCGGACGGCCGCTGGGCGGCAATTAACGTCGAGATTGGAGAGGCGCAGGTCAAGGACTCAATCAAGCGGCTCCAGCGTCTCTGCAAGAAAGTGCGCAATGGCGGCACCTTGGGTGAGCCGGCCTTCTGCGCCGTCATTCTTGCCAGCACTGACCGGCCTCGCAGGGACGCGGCCACGGGCACGTTCGTCTTTTCTCTCACAACCTTTGGCGCATAG
- a CDS encoding helix-turn-helix transcriptional regulator, whose product MGSKEMTKDDEKVERIASLAAYFMQARSAVSSEAIHTRFYPSLSVDSFNKAFSRDRADLAICGLVLKKCGSGDSRALWKVDEETSYADSTALSPTDAFAFALACQPLLRTEGFPLSTDLDFALKKIYNYFDSEAVSFASGHKDSREERVLRTSMATGKAFEMEYEDAKGQVSTRVIAPYGTFSFRERLYVVGPQVERDGTVVLDSVRTYRFERILKAKLTSIAFEVPRDFDISDHRKLPFQMGEPVCEGHFDVPEAARAEVLKAGARLADGQGELVAAVSSLEDAAAWAISVGARPTAPEELVTAWRKQLEGAVRNG is encoded by the coding sequence ATGGGCAGCAAAGAGATGACCAAGGACGACGAGAAGGTCGAGCGCATAGCCTCGTTGGCTGCGTACTTCATGCAGGCGAGAAGTGCCGTCAGCTCCGAGGCAATCCATACGAGGTTTTATCCATCACTGAGCGTCGACAGCTTCAACAAGGCGTTCTCGCGCGACCGTGCCGACCTTGCCATCTGCGGCCTGGTGCTGAAGAAGTGCGGCTCAGGTGACTCGCGCGCACTCTGGAAGGTTGACGAGGAGACTTCCTACGCGGACTCCACCGCACTCTCTCCGACCGACGCCTTTGCGTTTGCCCTGGCCTGCCAGCCGCTCCTTCGCACCGAGGGCTTCCCGCTCTCCACCGACCTGGACTTTGCGCTCAAAAAAATCTACAACTACTTTGACTCCGAGGCCGTCAGCTTTGCAAGCGGCCACAAGGACTCGCGCGAGGAGAGGGTCCTGCGCACGAGCATGGCCACCGGCAAGGCGTTTGAGATGGAATACGAGGATGCAAAGGGGCAGGTCAGCACCCGTGTGATTGCCCCTTATGGCACGTTCTCGTTCCGCGAGCGGCTCTACGTGGTTGGCCCGCAGGTGGAGCGGGACGGGACGGTGGTGCTGGACAGCGTGCGCACGTATCGCTTTGAGCGCATCCTGAAGGCCAAGCTCACCTCCATTGCGTTTGAGGTACCGCGCGACTTTGACATCAGTGACCACCGCAAGCTGCCGTTTCAGATGGGCGAGCCGGTCTGTGAGGGGCACTTTGACGTGCCCGAGGCGGCGAGGGCGGAGGTCCTGAAGGCCGGCGCGCGGCTTGCCGACGGCCAGGGTGAGCTCGTGGCCGCGGTGAGCAGCCTTGAGGACGCCGCAGCGTGGGCCATCTCGGTCGGCGCTCGTCCCACGGCACCAGAGGAGCTGGTCACGGCATGGAGGAAGCAGCTTGAGGGGGCGGTCCGCAATGGCTAG